In Phyllostomus discolor isolate MPI-MPIP mPhyDis1 chromosome 2, mPhyDis1.pri.v3, whole genome shotgun sequence, the following are encoded in one genomic region:
- the NFKBIZ gene encoding LOW QUALITY PROTEIN: NF-kappa-B inhibitor zeta (The sequence of the model RefSeq protein was modified relative to this genomic sequence to represent the inferred CDS: deleted 1 base in 1 codon): MGGLGPRPSLRRPPSKTSGSRHSHNLSRGQPHAGVWGSPSAKPGSMIVDKLLDDSRGGEGLLDAAGDGGLMTSPLNLAYFYGASPPAAAPGACDASCSAPGPSAPGSPGSDSSDFSVSSASSCGAVETRPRGGARSERLQVEPHMGVGRQQRGPFQGVRVKNSVKELLLHIRSHKQKAASQAADDFKTQGVNREQFTELTNTVSYSGKRKGPDSLSDGPGCKRPALLHTQFLTPPQTPTPAESMEDAHHNEPKPDSSADLLQNIINIKNECNPVSLNTVQVSWVSPVGLTQSSPREQCQDFHGGQVFSPPQKYQLFQVNSSPHMMDQASMYQYSPQNQNMQQQPSPYTHNPTLEYSPYSRTSQSPSYEPNVFDNQELQFCPNQSFASLLNSHGECENVAVPVQTSPSIQQQNDAHVQNFSMMPHSACEAMTGHDTGSVPLSTSLPFQNIIGNPMNTAQLGKSFFQWQVEQEESKLANISQDQFLSKDADGDTFLHIAVAQGRRALAYVLARKMNALHMLDIKEHNGQSAFQVAVAANQHLIVQDLVNLGAQVNTTDCWGRTPLHVCAEKGHSQVLQAIQKGAVMSNQFVDLEATNYDGLTPLHCAVIAHNAVVHELQRNQQPHSPEVQELLLKNKSLVDTIKCLIQMGASVEAKDRKSGRTALHLAAEEANLELIRLFLELPSCLSFVNAKAYNGNTALHVAASLQYRVTQLDAVRLLMRKGADPSTRNLENEQPVHLVPDGPVGEQIRRILKGKSIQQRAPPY, encoded by the exons ATGGGCGGACTGGGGCCGCGCCCGAGTCTGCGCCGTCCTCCCTCCAAGACGTCTGGGTCCCGTCACAGCCACAACCTCAGCCGGGGGCAGCCGCACGCTGGTGTCTGGGGGTCCCCGAGCGCCAAGCCTGGGAGCATGATCGTGGACAAGCTGCTGGACGACAGCCGCGGCGGAGAGGGGCTGCTGGACGCGGCCGGGGACGGCGGCCTCATGACCAGCCCG CTCAACTTGGCCTACTTCTACGGCGCGTCGCCGCCCGCCGCGGCCCCGGGCGCCTGCGACGCCAGCTGCTCCGCGCCTGGGCCCTCGGCGCCCGGCTCGCCGGGCTCCGACTCGTCCGACTTCTCCGTCTCGTCAGCGTCCTCCTGCGGGGCGGTGGAAACCCGGCCGAGAGGCGGCGCGCGATCGGAGCGGCTGCAAG TTGAGCCCCATATGGGGGTTGGAAGGCAGCAGAGAGGACCCTTTCAAGGTGTTCGAGTGAAGAACTCGGTGAAGGAACTCCTGCTGCACATCCGAAGTCACAAACAGAAGGCTGCCAGCCAAGCGGCAGATGATTTTAAG ACACAAGGTGTGAACAGAGAGCAATTCACAG AATTGACAAACACAGTGTCATAtagtgggaaaaggaaaggacCTGATTCATTGTCTGATGGACCAGGTTGCAAAAGGCCAGCTTTGCTGCATACTCAGTTTTTG ACACCACCTCAAACGCCAACACCTGCGGAGAGCATGGAAGATGCTCATCACAATGAACCTAAACCGGACAGCAGTGCTGATCTGCTTCAGAACATTATCAACATTAAGAATGAATGCAACCCGGTTTCCCTGAATACAGTCCAAGTGAGCTGGGTGAGCCCTGTGGGACTCACTCAGAGCTCTCCCCGAGAGCAGTGTCAGGACTTCCATGGAGGGCAGGTCTTCAGTCCACCTCAGAAGTACCAACTGTTCCAAGTAAACAGCTCCCCGCACATGATGGATCAGGCTTCCATGTACCAGTATTCTCCACAGAACCAGAACATGCAGCAGCAGCCGTCACCCTATACCCACAATCCAACACTGGAATACAGTCCTTATTCCAGAACATCCCAGTCCCCCAGCTATGAACCAAACGTCTTTGATAACCAAGAACTACAGTTCTGCCCAAACCAAAGTTTTGCATCCCTCCTAAATAGTCATGGGGAATGTGAGAATGTTGCTGTTCCTGTTCAGACTTCCCCCAGTATTCAGCAACAGAATGATGCCCACGTGCAGAACTTCAGCATGATGCCACACAGTGCCTGTGAGGCCATGACAGGGCATGACACAGGTTCTGTGCCTTTAAGCACTTCGCTGCCATTCCAGAACATTATCGGAAATCCAATGAACACCGCACAGTTAGGGAAGTCATTTTTTCAGTGGCAAGTGGAGCAGGAAGAAAGCAAATTGGCAAATATCTCCCAAGACCAGTTTCTTTCAAAGGATGCAGATGGTGACAC ATTTCTCCATATTGCAGTCGCTCAAGGGAGAAGAGCACTTGCCTATGTACTTGCAAGAAAGATGAATGCCCTTCACATGCTGGATATTAAAGAGCACAATGGACAG AGTGCCTTTCAGGTGGCAGTGGCTGCCAATCAGCATCTAATTGTGCAGGATCTGGTGAACCTTGGGGCCCAGGTGAACACCACCGACTGCTGGGGAAGAACCCCTCTGCATGTCTGTGCTGAGAAGGGCCACTCCCAGGTGCTTCAG gCAATTCAGAAGGGTGCAGTGATGAGCAATCAGTTTGTGGATCTTGAGGCAACTAACTATGATG GCCTAACTCCTCTGCACTGTGCGGTTATTGCCCACAATGCTGTGGTGCATGAACTCCAGAGAAATCAACAGCCCCATTCACCAGAAGTTCAGGAGCTTTTACTGAAGAATAAGAGTTTGGTTGACACCATTAAGTGTCTGATTCAAATGGGAGCATCAGTGGAAGCTAAG GATCGTAAAAGTGGCCGCACAGCCCTGCATTTGGCAGCTGAGGAAGCAAATCTGGAACTCATTCGCCTCTTTTTGGAGCTGCCTAGTTGCCTGTCTTTTGTGAATGCAAAG GCTTACAATGGAAACACTGCCCTCCACGTTGCTGCCAGTCTGCAGTACCGGGTGACACAGCTGGATGCGGTCCGCCTGTTGATGAGGAAGGGAGCAGACCCAAGCACTCGGAACTTGGAGAACGAACAGCCAGTACATTTGGTTCCTGATGGCCCTGTGGGAGAACAG ATCCGACGTATCCTGAAGGGAAAGTCCATTCAGCAGCGAGCTCCACCGTATTAG